One candidate division TA06 bacterium DNA segment encodes these proteins:
- a CDS encoding glycosyltransferase, protein MSGGSSSSFRTPQKRQQGREWSFSSRRWTSIMINRPDRPSLKILLYGHDTYGLGHIRRNTAVGARLVKDFESSCALLLTGSPLAHCFFLPGKFDYVKIPSVTKDISGEYKSRHLRLTLKEITSLREAIIRQTAANFRPDVFIVDHSPAGMTDEIRRTLFMVKRTLPDTKIILGLRDIIDEGPKIRRIWAKQQIYTLLEKVYDLVIVYGCQSICDVVSEYGIASSARTKVKYAGYISREDPIRPKDEVRKELGMKTSRLVLVAIGGGEDGLPVIQNYLKGLAHFKGHFLYDTLIVTGPFMSREDRSRLVPLLDPDWPVKVIDFTSDFLSYINAADLVVSMGGYNTVCEILSLRKPSIIIPRVFPRLEQLLRAERMERLGLIKMIHPESLTPEVLRREVLSSMEGFEVPSGTIEMDGLAKVSRLVQELLCSSRIQTLHKVGQGW, encoded by the coding sequence ATGAGTGGAGGGTCAAGCTCAAGTTTCCGAACTCCACAAAAGCGGCAACAAGGAAGAGAATGGTCATTTTCCAGTAGGAGATGGACATCGATCATGATAAACAGGCCAGATAGACCGAGTCTCAAGATACTTCTCTACGGCCACGACACATATGGCCTGGGACACATACGCAGAAACACAGCTGTTGGTGCCAGATTGGTAAAGGATTTTGAGAGCAGCTGCGCTCTACTTCTGACCGGATCTCCCCTTGCCCACTGTTTCTTCCTCCCCGGAAAATTCGACTATGTGAAGATCCCCAGTGTGACCAAGGACATCTCAGGGGAGTATAAGTCCCGCCATCTCCGTCTCACCCTGAAGGAGATAACCTCTCTTCGGGAGGCAATTATCCGTCAAACTGCGGCCAATTTCAGGCCGGACGTGTTCATCGTCGACCATTCACCTGCCGGTATGACGGATGAGATAAGAAGGACTCTCTTCATGGTCAAAAGGACGTTACCGGATACGAAAATCATTTTGGGGTTGCGAGACATCATAGACGAAGGACCTAAAATTCGAAGGATTTGGGCTAAGCAGCAAATATACACTCTTCTGGAGAAGGTCTACGACCTCGTAATAGTCTACGGCTGCCAGTCCATCTGCGATGTAGTATCTGAATATGGCATCGCCAGCAGCGCAAGAACGAAGGTCAAGTATGCGGGATACATATCCAGGGAGGATCCAATTCGACCAAAGGATGAGGTACGAAAAGAACTCGGTATGAAGACCAGCCGCCTGGTACTGGTGGCCATAGGAGGTGGAGAAGACGGTCTTCCTGTAATCCAAAACTATCTGAAAGGGCTCGCCCACTTCAAAGGGCATTTTCTCTACGATACCCTCATTGTGACCGGGCCATTCATGAGCAGGGAGGACCGGTCCCGACTTGTGCCTTTACTCGACCCGGACTGGCCGGTCAAAGTGATAGACTTTACCTCTGACTTCCTCAGTTACATCAATGCAGCCGATCTTGTCGTCTCCATGGGCGGCTACAACACAGTGTGCGAGATTCTATCTTTAAGAAAGCCGTCCATAATAATCCCAAGAGTTTTCCCTCGACTGGAACAACTTCTCAGGGCTGAGAGAATGGAGAGGTTGGGTTTGATCAAGATGATTCATCCCGAGTCACTGACTCCAGAGGTGCTGAGAAGAGAAGTCTTATCCAGCATGGAGGGTTTTGAGGTGCCAAGCGGCACTATAGAGATGGATGGTCTTGCGAAGGTGAGTAGGTTGGTACAGGAACTTTTGTGTTCCTCAAGGATTCAGACTCTTCATAAGGTGGGCCAAGGATGGTAG
- a CDS encoding T9SS type A sorting domain-containing protein: protein MSKGRVFAFLSFLGILSLLVAGAYAQLADSPWPMFHHDMKHTGHSPYGAYSQPYIKWAYQTLDTIYHSSPAIGSDGTIYIGSRDEFLYAVNHDGTLKWRYDVPAKLKYSSPAVSSDATIYIGCDDRNLYAFNSDSTLKWTWPTGGAVRSSPAIGPDGTIYVGSLDSCLYAINANGTLKWVFPTGGPIFSSPALGPDGTIYVGSEDSHLYAIRPDGSERWKMLTGGPIRYTSPVIGPDGTVYAGSNDSLIYAIDPTVPQIKWRYPTVHRIYSTPAVGSDGTIYIGLGVRLEAIDSAGNQTWKYSTGGTVRGSPALDSAGVVYIGSEDSTFYAIYPGGSLKWSIRVGGSIRSSPAIDSTGTIYFGSWDGKLYAIGTSPVGIDEEPDFDFSVSSLRLYQNSPNPFIRTTTVRYTLPDARRTTLSVYDLAGRLLMTLVDRTVGPGHHSTTWDGKDSSGRKVAAGVYLCKLTAGNSSFTRKLVLLE from the coding sequence ATGAGCAAGGGCAGAGTTTTTGCCTTCTTGAGCTTTCTGGGAATCCTCTCCCTGCTGGTTGCAGGCGCCTACGCACAGTTGGCCGACAGTCCCTGGCCAATGTTTCATCACGATATGAAACACACAGGCCACAGCCCCTACGGGGCCTATTCTCAGCCCTACATCAAGTGGGCCTATCAGACGCTGGACACCATCTACCACTCTTCTCCGGCTATCGGTTCTGACGGGACCATCTACATCGGTTCAAGGGACGAGTTTCTCTACGCTGTGAATCATGACGGCACGCTCAAATGGCGCTACGATGTTCCTGCCAAATTGAAGTACAGTTCGCCGGCGGTCTCCTCTGACGCAACCATTTACATTGGCTGCGACGACAGAAACCTGTACGCCTTTAATTCAGACAGCACCCTCAAGTGGACGTGGCCCACTGGCGGCGCAGTCCGCTCCTCACCTGCTATCGGCCCGGACGGGACCATCTATGTGGGCTCGCTCGACTCATGTCTCTATGCCATTAACGCAAATGGGACACTGAAATGGGTATTCCCAACCGGCGGCCCCATTTTCTCCTCACCGGCACTGGGGCCGGACGGGACAATCTACGTGGGATCTGAGGACTCTCACCTGTATGCGATTAGACCCGACGGGAGTGAGAGGTGGAAGATGCTCACAGGAGGACCTATACGATACACCTCACCTGTCATAGGCCCAGACGGGACAGTTTATGCTGGGTCAAACGACAGTCTAATATACGCGATAGACCCGACGGTCCCACAGATCAAGTGGAGATATCCGACCGTACACAGAATCTACTCTACGCCGGCAGTCGGTTCTGATGGCACCATATACATTGGGCTTGGAGTCAGGCTGGAGGCTATAGATTCCGCCGGTAACCAGACCTGGAAATACAGTACTGGTGGGACAGTCCGCGGATCTCCTGCGCTCGACTCGGCTGGGGTAGTATATATTGGCTCCGAAGACTCCACCTTCTACGCTATCTACCCCGGTGGGTCTCTCAAGTGGAGTATCCGGGTGGGCGGTTCAATCCGCTCCTCACCAGCCATAGACTCAACAGGCACCATCTACTTCGGCTCCTGGGACGGAAAGCTCTATGCCATAGGGACGAGCCCTGTGGGGATAGACGAGGAGCCTGATTTCGATTTTTCAGTCTCCAGCTTGCGATTGTACCAGAACTCCCCCAACCCCTTCATCCGCACCACGACGGTTCGCTACACTCTTCCAGATGCCCGACGCACAACTTTGTCCGTCTACGATCTGGCTGGCAGACTGTTGATGACCCTTGTGGACAGAACTGTGGGACCGGGCCATCACTCAACTACCTGGGATGGCAAGGACTCATCTGGCAGGAAAGTCGCCGCAGGAGTCTACTTATGTAAACTGACCGCAGGAAACTCTAGCTTCACCCGGAAGCTGGTGCTTCTGGAATGA
- a CDS encoding glycosyltransferase — MVDKKPSSKIGYVLKMYPRFSETFIVNEILELERRGMDIHIFSLKRPKIGRFHTRVTQVRAEATYLTLRGSAPVLRVHRRLLLKFRGRYLRALLSALSRRKRSALTRFLQAGLLVDQLHQTGVAHLHAHFASTATRVAMFAHLISGIPYSFTAHAKDIFLNNLDSRLLKQKISLADFVVTVSHFNKSYLTGLCGEVVKQKVRVVYNGIDLTVFRPNHRAEREESHILGVGRLVEKKGFTYLVEACRILREWGVDFRCEIVGYGPERPLLKSLIERYGLGDAVSLKKAERHSELVQRLRKATVFALPCVVAEDGNKDALPTVLLESMAVGLPVISTDLTGIPEIIDDGKTGLVVPQNDALALADALKKLLSDAQLRARLAVEARKKVERQFEVSRNAGVVYELLLDSLRRRGQSSEPLKPTAAPSLTPEGKPGLRVIYVCADMGIPLLGSKGSSVHVREFVRALRERGNQVEIVVARLGEGDKLGYDIPVWELTPEEMALRVASTTRSMGDRENLPHEFYCLQMNSSLRRKLKGLLKRQKWDVIYERYSLWSFVGAQLAQNWGIPYLLEVNSPLPTEQEVYRGMDLSVLAHAIEKELFTAADGLFAVSEELRRYAIDRGASRQRTFVIPNGVDPRVFDPDIDGGYVREKLNIGKDDFVVGFVGSIKPWHGIDILVDAFRELSLTRLNWRLLIVGDGPLRDWTQKYLKKNCLEDRAVLAGKVPHHLVPTYIASMDVTVAPYPPMDDFYFSPLKIFEYAAMAKPIVASAQGQPSDVIENHETGLLYAPGDRKGLMDCLTLLSRNKELRLELGQRARKMVLERHSWDGKVKRVVEIASMLGERQSPQLYKILGHPAPPISPAQR, encoded by the coding sequence ATGGTAGACAAAAAACCATCTTCCAAGATAGGATATGTTCTGAAGATGTATCCACGGTTTTCCGAAACCTTCATCGTGAACGAAATCCTGGAGCTGGAGAGAAGGGGTATGGATATCCATATCTTTTCGCTGAAGAGGCCAAAAATAGGGCGGTTCCACACCAGGGTGACGCAGGTGAGGGCAGAGGCCACATACCTCACCCTCCGCGGATCGGCACCCGTTCTCAGAGTGCATCGGCGTCTCCTCCTCAAATTCAGAGGCAGGTATCTGAGAGCGCTCTTGAGCGCGCTCTCTAGGAGAAAGAGGTCCGCTCTGACCAGGTTCCTTCAGGCTGGTCTTCTGGTTGACCAACTGCACCAGACCGGAGTTGCCCATCTCCACGCCCATTTTGCGAGCACCGCAACCCGAGTGGCGATGTTCGCCCATCTAATATCTGGCATCCCCTACAGCTTCACCGCTCACGCCAAGGATATATTCCTGAACAACCTCGACTCCAGGCTCCTCAAACAGAAGATATCCCTTGCCGACTTTGTAGTAACTGTGAGCCATTTCAATAAGAGCTATCTGACTGGCCTCTGCGGCGAGGTTGTGAAACAGAAGGTGCGCGTGGTTTATAACGGCATTGACCTCACTGTCTTTCGTCCCAACCACAGAGCAGAAAGGGAGGAATCACACATCCTGGGCGTGGGGCGTTTGGTGGAAAAGAAAGGGTTCACCTACCTGGTGGAGGCGTGCAGAATATTGAGGGAGTGGGGCGTCGACTTCAGATGTGAGATAGTTGGATACGGCCCAGAAAGGCCTCTCCTGAAGAGCCTCATCGAAAGGTACGGCCTGGGAGATGCGGTCTCGCTGAAGAAGGCTGAGCGGCATTCGGAGCTGGTGCAGAGGCTTAGAAAAGCAACCGTCTTCGCCCTACCCTGTGTGGTTGCAGAAGACGGAAACAAGGACGCTCTTCCAACCGTTCTGTTGGAGTCGATGGCTGTAGGCCTGCCTGTTATCTCAACTGATCTCACTGGCATTCCCGAGATCATAGACGACGGGAAGACCGGCCTCGTAGTCCCCCAGAATGACGCACTGGCGCTGGCAGATGCGCTAAAGAAACTGCTTTCCGACGCCCAACTTCGAGCACGCCTGGCTGTGGAAGCAAGAAAGAAAGTAGAAAGACAGTTTGAGGTGAGCCGGAACGCCGGTGTGGTCTATGAACTTCTGCTCGATAGTCTCCGCAGAAGGGGCCAATCTTCGGAACCATTGAAGCCAACGGCAGCTCCTTCACTCACACCCGAAGGAAAACCGGGGTTGAGGGTGATCTATGTTTGCGCGGACATGGGGATACCACTCCTCGGCTCGAAGGGTTCTTCCGTCCATGTGAGAGAGTTTGTTCGTGCACTGAGAGAGCGTGGCAACCAGGTTGAGATTGTAGTGGCCAGGTTGGGAGAGGGAGATAAGTTGGGATATGATATACCTGTGTGGGAGCTCACACCTGAAGAGATGGCCTTGAGAGTCGCCTCTACTACACGGAGTATGGGTGACAGAGAGAATCTGCCACACGAGTTCTACTGTCTGCAGATGAACAGCTCCCTCAGAAGGAAGCTGAAGGGGCTCTTGAAGAGACAGAAGTGGGATGTGATCTATGAGCGGTATTCCCTCTGGAGCTTCGTGGGCGCTCAATTAGCACAGAACTGGGGTATCCCCTATCTTCTTGAGGTTAACTCCCCTCTTCCCACGGAGCAGGAGGTCTATCGCGGCATGGACCTTTCTGTGCTTGCCCATGCGATTGAGAAAGAACTTTTCACGGCTGCTGATGGGCTTTTTGCAGTTTCAGAGGAACTCCGCAGATATGCCATTGACAGAGGAGCATCCCGGCAGAGAACATTCGTCATTCCCAACGGGGTTGACCCTCGGGTCTTCGACCCAGACATTGACGGCGGCTATGTCAGAGAAAAGTTGAATATCGGCAAGGACGACTTCGTTGTGGGTTTCGTGGGGAGTATCAAGCCGTGGCACGGCATAGACATACTTGTGGACGCATTCCGGGAGCTCTCCCTCACCAGGCTGAACTGGAGGCTCCTGATAGTTGGCGATGGTCCTCTGAGAGACTGGACTCAAAAGTATCTCAAGAAGAACTGCCTGGAAGATAGAGCTGTGCTGGCCGGGAAAGTTCCCCACCATCTTGTACCAACATACATAGCATCTATGGACGTGACTGTTGCCCCATATCCACCAATGGATGATTTCTACTTTTCTCCCCTCAAGATCTTCGAGTATGCTGCGATGGCAAAACCGATAGTAGCGAGCGCGCAGGGGCAACCATCGGACGTGATTGAGAATCACGAGACAGGGTTGCTATACGCCCCCGGCGACAGAAAAGGGCTCATGGACTGCCTAACCCTTTTGAGTCGCAATAAGGAACTCCGGCTCGAGCTTGGACAGAGGGCCCGCAAAATGGTTCTGGAGAGGCATTCCTGGGATGGGAAGGTCAAGAGGGTGGTTGAGATAGCCTCCATGCTTGGCGAGAGGCAGTCTCCTCAGCTCTACAAGATCCTCGGCCATCCTGCCCCGCCCATCTCTCCAGCGCAACGGTGA
- a CDS encoding ABC transporter ATP-binding protein, producing MALLKLRIGAATTEARLKDLRRIYSYFGTHLRPYYGKFSVALACTFGVILMNLLRPWPIKVVFDYVLFDGEKPFRLGPIVVPLDVLTGSKVKVLTIACSAIIGIAILSGILNYFQTWLVASSGQGVVFAIRRRLFRHLQNLSLSFHDKSRSGDLLMRLTGDINMLKEMLVASVLTFLSSFLILFGMIAIMFWMDWGLTLAALSVVPFLFLAVFRISGEIGRASRRQRKKESALATIAHEAMSSIKLVQSFARQELENVRFKKYSRKSFKTGLRATRLEAQLYRAVEIILAFGTCFVIWFGVRKVLGGALTPGDLIVFMAYLRQMYRPIRDISKLTKRVAKAMACGERVIEVLEVEPKIRDSKHAVEAPRFRGAISFKNVNFSYEPEKSALKNVSFSIKPGQFVAIVGPTGAGKSTIVGLILRLHDPQEGRIRIDGDNIRHYKLESLREQIGIVLQEPILFGFSIRENIAYGKPDASIEEIISAAGQANAHEFIARLPDGYETILGERGATLSVGQRQRISIARAIIKDAPILILDEPSMGLDPETDMKVREAIGRLAKGRTILVIAHRLSTVHQADQILLLDHGELVEKGTHNELLERSDLYNRLYKMQFTEEGLGSVSSQSSNPGT from the coding sequence ATGGCTTTGCTGAAGCTCAGAATTGGAGCAGCGACTACGGAGGCCCGCCTGAAGGACCTGAGGCGCATCTACTCCTACTTTGGCACTCATCTCAGGCCATACTACGGTAAGTTTTCCGTGGCACTGGCCTGTACCTTTGGGGTGATCCTCATGAATCTCCTTCGCCCCTGGCCGATAAAGGTCGTCTTCGATTATGTCCTGTTTGATGGAGAGAAACCTTTCAGACTGGGTCCTATTGTTGTACCGCTTGACGTCCTCACAGGTTCCAAGGTGAAGGTTCTTACAATCGCCTGTTCTGCGATCATAGGTATCGCAATCCTGAGTGGAATCCTGAACTACTTTCAGACATGGCTTGTGGCCAGCAGTGGACAGGGCGTCGTCTTCGCCATAAGGCGTAGGCTGTTCAGACACCTTCAAAATCTCTCCCTCTCCTTTCACGACAAGAGCAGGTCCGGAGACCTTCTCATGAGGTTGACCGGGGACATAAATATGCTCAAGGAGATGTTGGTCGCCTCAGTGCTGACCTTTCTGAGCAGCTTCCTGATTCTGTTCGGAATGATCGCCATCATGTTCTGGATGGACTGGGGCCTGACTCTCGCCGCACTGAGTGTCGTCCCCTTTCTCTTCCTGGCTGTCTTCCGAATCTCTGGTGAGATAGGACGCGCTTCGAGGAGGCAGCGTAAGAAAGAGAGCGCCCTGGCCACGATAGCCCACGAGGCGATGAGCTCCATAAAATTGGTGCAGAGCTTCGCTCGACAGGAACTTGAAAACGTGCGGTTCAAGAAGTACAGCCGGAAGAGCTTCAAGACCGGGCTGAGGGCCACCAGGCTGGAGGCTCAGCTTTACAGGGCTGTCGAAATTATCCTCGCCTTCGGCACCTGTTTCGTCATATGGTTCGGCGTGAGGAAGGTGCTTGGAGGGGCCTTGACTCCAGGCGATCTCATAGTCTTCATGGCCTACCTGCGCCAGATGTACAGGCCGATACGGGACATCTCCAAGCTTACAAAAAGAGTGGCGAAGGCTATGGCGTGTGGTGAGAGGGTGATCGAGGTGCTGGAGGTGGAGCCCAAGATAAGGGATTCGAAACACGCGGTCGAGGCACCCAGATTCCGGGGTGCCATATCCTTCAAGAACGTGAATTTCTCCTATGAGCCGGAAAAGTCCGCACTCAAAAATGTCAGCTTCTCTATCAAGCCGGGCCAGTTTGTGGCCATTGTGGGGCCTACAGGTGCAGGGAAGTCGACCATTGTCGGCCTCATATTGCGGCTCCACGACCCGCAGGAGGGAAGGATTCGCATTGATGGGGACAACATACGGCACTACAAACTTGAGTCTTTGAGGGAGCAGATCGGAATAGTTCTTCAGGAGCCAATTCTCTTTGGATTCAGCATCAGGGAGAACATAGCATACGGAAAGCCTGATGCCTCGATAGAAGAGATTATCTCCGCAGCAGGTCAGGCGAATGCCCACGAGTTCATAGCCAGGCTGCCTGATGGATATGAGACGATACTGGGGGAACGTGGCGCAACCCTCTCGGTCGGCCAGAGACAGAGGATTTCCATAGCGCGAGCCATCATCAAAGATGCGCCCATACTCATCCTGGACGAGCCTTCGATGGGGCTCGATCCGGAGACGGACATGAAGGTTAGAGAAGCGATAGGCCGCCTTGCAAAGGGAAGGACGATTCTTGTCATAGCCCACAGACTCTCCACGGTTCATCAGGCAGATCAAATCCTCTTGCTGGACCATGGGGAGCTGGTCGAAAAGGGTACGCACAATGAGCTCCTTGAGAGGAGCGACCTTTACAACCGCCTTTATAAGATGCAGTTCACAGAG